Genomic segment of Primulina tabacum isolate GXHZ01 chromosome 11, ASM2559414v2, whole genome shotgun sequence:
ctatttatataaaaatttagaaTGAATTCATCtaattttaatacaaatgacagggattttcaatcaaattaaaCTGCTTAAACCAACAAAACAAGTGGAGATTGAATCCAAGACATCACGGGCCTTGGATCTCGTCTTTGTCTCTAGACCTAGCTATCCTTTACGATTAGATCTAAATTTTTAAATGctacaaaaatattaaattttatagaTTGCACTAGGGATGTCAAAACGGGTTAGCTCACACCGACTTGCCACAACCTGCCATCATCAAATGGGTCAGTGCGGGTTAACCCGtctatttattttaagaaaaaatagtATAAAAAGGAAAAGTAAATGTTGtttataaagaaaaatttgtaaaaaaaaaaaaaacccttttCAAATTATCAATTCagtaataaataaaatagaaacgTAGAAACAAGTCAAATtaacgaagatctatcttcgaaaAAATAATTGTTAATAAATTGAATCAAAAGTGGACCAAAATAATGGCAACCTCAATTTTATATAAtggagaaaaaaatatattttttccaaatttttttttaataaatggtGGGCCAACTCAACTCTTTATAACTCATAACCCGAACATATTAAGCTAAAATTAAGCCATTTTAGCTGACTTCTAGTGGATTGTTAAATATTAACTCAACCAGCGTTTCTACGATGAAAAGTTGAGTTAATCCGATGAATCTAACTCATTTTGATATCTCTAAATTGAACACACGTTGTGAATAGATTAGTGTATTTTGACATGAAATGATAtctataatataaaatattgattCTGAAAATGTGAGTAAATAAACTTTATATTCTCCAATTAACCCaaaatcacatttttttttaaaaaaaactaacgTCACGTATCCAAACATACGCTATGTGTCCCAAGTCAgtccaatattttaaaaaaaaaaaaaaaaaatccaatacTCTATGGTTCAATTGGCAGTCCACATCCATCAATATGTTTTCCCTTTAGTTTTTTAAACAACGTTTTCACTATTTTTATGGCACAGCATTGGACGGCTTTTATCGCATACTTTCTTTTTTAATTCATTCACCTCCAAACacggaaaattaaaataatgaaacaaATCCGACATTTTAATCAAGAGAAAGATACTAGAAATTATTAGGATCCTTTATCAGCAATTGAAATACTTTCGAGTTGAGAAAATGCAGtaatatataatgatttaatagtTATAATTCTAATCCATCTTCAATTTTTTGTCGATTAAGTTTGTCTGTTTGCAATTTTACATGGCAATTATCACACCTAAATATATTAAAGAAACCCTTAATAAAAAAGATTAATATATTAACTGCATTTTTTGTCGATTAAGTTTGTCCGTTtgcaattttaataatttatattgttaaatttcaatattaatcttataactttcaatttttttgCAATTTTAATCGACATCTTCTTTTTCCCCCTATCaattgtagaattaatcaacaTATGAATTTCGAGGTTGCCCACTTTCGAGAGAAAGGCCAAGTTTCAGCATTGTATGCAGGAAACAGCTAGAGCATTGGTTGTTCCTTGTCACGAAAAGCTAAGCCGTTTGACCATAAATAACTGGATATGAATGGAGGAGCAAGAAACACATGGTCAACGGATGTAGTTAATTAAAGAATATTTCCACAATTAAGGAGTATATCATTATTGTTCAACGGCTATTTCGATTCATAATAACTAATGACATCAATTAGCTGACTCACGAATATCAGTCGATAATCAATTTTTGAATTCATTTcacattatattaataattctattattttataaatatttagcTGGGATGATTCGAAAATTATGACTCTGATCAACGACttaatatatgaattttttttctgaaaaaataaattattaccCTTTTTCGTGTCTGATCGTAGAGCCTGCATAATTATCACAAATTGGCGCAGTACTTTTTgacatttatattttaatttataccTAAACCAACAAGAGTCCAAGCACTAACAACTCATGGGACAACTATCTGTATTTATTGGGTGATAATTTTCCAGCCATATTATATGTCAGATTTAAGCATTGTCTAGAAATTAACCTGTGGCTCAACCTCTTATGCAATCGATCccataataatttaataataattagatAGTGAAAGTAAGGTTAATGGAAATCTTCATTTAATTATGGGAAGGGTGACAAAGTTTATGGAAACAAATTAGAAGAATTGATTTCATAAGAATAAGATTTctaaaaagtttaaaatcgGAAAAATCGATATGCATGTTTCATGTTTGTGATTTTAGGagatcatttaaaaaaaaaaagtaggtctcttgtgatgctatctcacgaatctttatttgtgagacaggtcaaccctaccaatattcacaattaaaaataatactcgTAGCATAATaagtaatacattttcatggatgacccgaataagtgatccatctcacaaaatacgatccgttagatcttctcacataaatttttgtctttAGAAAAATGACGTTggctaaatattttttatatatatatttatgacgAGATCAGTCATTTCATTATGGGGTGATGAATTGATCGACAAAATGatatttaaacataaaaaaacaaaGACTAAATAAATGGTAAATATTGAGAatagtaaatttcaaattcatggtAAAACAAGATCATTTAGTTAAATAATCTCGTGATGAGGAGATTGTTTTTAAGATATAAATTTGAATCTAAAAGTTTCTATTGACGAAAGTTGAAAAGAATTTTGCTCTGAAATGgcaaattatatattaattcagATGTTTTAGTAGATGATATTTCAATACAtgtattattaattataaaaattcatatatgtCAATTTTGTAAAATGTATATTCAATCAattatttgtatatttaaattattatttttttacaacaaatataaaTTGAATTGACTGAGttcatatttataaatttatgaaACGGTATCACGAAACCTCttcaatatataatataataatagtaaaaaaattgaattgcTAGTTAGTTTCCACGGAGCCAACAATCATAAAATGGCAAAAATTAGGACGCAATCGTAACGTCGATGGTGAcattgaataataataataatattattattgttattaattgataaataaaataaaataaaatgttcgGTATTATAAAAACTCTTTCACATTATCAAACCTGTGTCACACAACACTAAGAATCACTTTCGTCCGGCTTCCACCGTCAGGTATCCCCACTTCCTCCAACTCGGTTCCATGCCCACCCAAAATCCCCCATCACCACCACCTCGTTCCGCCACCGTCAACATAAGGCGAACCACGAGCTCTGGCGGTGGCAGTAGTTCAATCATCCTTGAAAAATACCAACTGGGTTATCTCCTCGGCCGTGGCAGCTTCGCCAAAGTATACAAAGGCCGATCTCTAGAAGACAATACCGTAGAAGTCGCTATAAAAGTCATCGACAAGGCCGCGACTGTCGACGCCGCGATGGAACCCCGGATACTCCGCGAAGTCTCCGCCATGCGCCGCCTCCACCACCATCCGAACATCCTCAAACTTCACGAAGTGCTGGCTACCAAATCCAAAATTTACCTCGTCATGGAACTCGCCCCCGGTGGCGAGCTCTTCGCCAAACTTGGCCGCTGTCGCCGCTTTTCTGAGTCCACTGCACGCAGATACTTTCAACAACTAATCTCCGCCCTCCGCTTCTGTCACCAAAACGAGGTCGTCCACCGCGACATAAAACCGCAAAATCTCCTTTTGGATCACAAAGGGGCGTTAAAGATCACGGATTTCGGGCTGTCTGCTCTGTCTGAACAGAAAAGAGACGGATTGATCTACACAGCCTGCGGAACTCCGGCATACACCGCACCCGAAGTCGTTTACCATAAAGGATACAACGGGGAAAAGGCGGATGCATGGTCGTGTGGAGTTCTTTTATATGTTTTTCTGGTGGGCAGCCTCCCTTTTGACGACAGAAATTTACCGAACATGTACCGTGCGATGCATCGTCGTGAATTCGAGATTCCAGACTGGATTTCGAAATCAGCCAAGAGTATAATTTATAAGCTCATGGACCCAAATCCAAAGACAAGACTGAGCCTTGACGAATTAACCAATCTTTCTTGGTTCAAGAAGTCATTTTCACTCCCCAATCTCGGCTCAGAGACAGAGCGAAATCTGGGACCCGAGTttcttgaacaaaaagaatTCAAACCCCTGTCGAAAGTGAATGCTTTTCACATAATTTCGATGTCTTCTGGGCTGGATTTATCTGGGATTTTTGAGGCCGAGGCGAATAGGAAAGGGATGAGATTTACTTGTGGGATGGAAGCAGGGGAGATTGAAGAGAAGGTGATGaagattggggaggaattaggATACAGAATACAGAGAGGGAAGGGTGGCAGGATTGGGTTGGTCAAGGGAAGGGTAGTTTTAACTGTGGAGATTTGGGAGGTGTCTCTAGAATTATGGTTGGTGGAGTTGAAGTTGTTTGATGGTTGGGTGGAATTTGGGGATTTGCATTGGGAGGAGTTGAAGTTAGGGCTCAACGATATTGTAGTCTCCTGGCACAATGGGGTATCTTAAAAGTTGGAATTttaaaaacaagatactctgaGCTCGTTGGAGTTGATGgaatgaaaacaaaaatgatGGGTTTGATCGAGTCTACCGGATGGATGTAATACAGTGCAAACTACGATCAAAATTTATTGGCATTTTGGGTATCAGATTGGTTTTGGGATTTTATCAGATCAATGAGCAGGGGGTAGGACTAATCTTGTGCAGAGGTTTTGAGACAAAATGATCTGTTCTTTCCTGAATAAATAACGAATTTAAACATTGTAAATGAAATTTTACTTCAAGTTGGACAGTTTTAATAAAGAAACTGCATTATTGTTCATAACATGTTCATCTGATTTTGTTGGATATCATCTGTAGTTCTATCTAACTTGTAACAAAATTCCTACAACTTTCCGGCCCGTTTGTGGATTTTCACGCATCAAATTACGCTGACCCCTTCCTCGATCCATCTGTAAATCACAAAACAGAATCACCAGAATCTGAAGATTATTCGGAAGAATGCCACGGTGAGGAACAAAATGTGAAAAAAGGCTGATGCTGATACTACATACTTTTGCTCTTCTGAATTTTTTTGACAAGTTGTTGTATTAAATTACCGTCACAAGTATTGTACAAGTTACTGTCTACTGAGCATCCCAAGATGGTGTATAGCCTCAAGTTACATATGCTCTTTTGAAGGTTATGGAATGAAAAGGAatgcaataaaaatatattgtcAATTTGGCTAGTTTTGTTAATGAAATGAATGATGAAATTATACAATTGAAACATATATGATCTGCATGCTTATTTAATTTACAAATGAATTCCAAATTTCTAAGTTATAATTATAGCAATAATAGGcataattaaaaaattgtgTTAGATATAAACAACAACCAATTACATCAAGATTTTTTTTTGGGTagcaaaaaagagaaaaaaaaaaaacacaaagacAAGTATGATTAACTCAAAGTCAGATTGAAaatattgataaatattttagtaacaaatataaaataatgaGAAAATAAACAGTTGATTATCCTGCGGACATTTAACgacaaaatcaaaacaacaatgATGTTAGAGAATTTAATTTGTGTATGAATGATAATGACGATGAAAAGTTCTTCAAACTCTTATTATGAACGAAATGAATGAAGAAGagattattaatattataaaaaaaattaatatgaaaatatGAATCAAGAGAGTTAGTTTGCTTTTAAATGTTCATCATCACATAATCTGGAAACAATTGATAAAAAATATTAGGGGATTCTTAATTTAAAAGGAATCAAATAGAAATATGTGGTTATTGTTTGAAAAACTCTTATATATGAAAAAAGGTGACCCTACCACTACTATCTTGAGATGTTCAATTTTTAAGTTCAATTCAGACTCTCAAAATCTCGATGTTGGCTATAAGAAATGTGTCTACATAGTGAAAAGTGGATACAAAGTCCATGATTCAAGTGTGATATAATATTCCATTTTGGAAGttattatacattttttttaagtttgaagttttattttatttttacaaaatttagtgaaatttgaaaacaaaattttcatttgaCATTGCACGACAGCCATATTAGATTGCTCCACACGCTGATTTcaaattatcaatttatttttattttttaaatgtaaataaaaaaatttccctaCTTTTTCATTGCCATAGAAGCATAATAGTTTGTTGGGCTCAGAATTTTTTTAATCCCTGGACTTGGTTTTCGTAGGTGAACCATGGGAACTTGGTGAAGCTTGAGGGGTTTTGCGTAGACCCGGAAGAATATAATTGCTACCTTCTTTATGAATATGTAGAAATGGGTCCGGTTACTCGTGGCTCCATCAAAGAAAGAACGAAAAGATAAGATGGAAAACAAGGCTAAGAATTGACATGGATGTAGCTAATGGATCCACGAGCACACTAGGTCAGATGTTGTGCACAAGGACATCAAGAGTAGCAACATTCTCTTGGACTCGAACATGCGAGCCAAAGTCGCTAACATTCGGGCTAGCAAAATCAGGCTGCAACGCCGTACCAATGCACATCGTCGGCGGCCCCCTATTATCTAGCCGATGGCTAAATGGATGTTTTTTCATAGGGGTCGTGCTTCTCGTGCTTATCTCGGGTAGGGAAGCTATTGATGAAGAAGGGAAGGTTTTGTGGGCTAAGCGTAAATGGGATTTTGGATGGAAAATAGGAGACGAAGTTAATAATAATTGGATTTACAATTCTAGGATGTAATTAATCATTGTTTTTTTGCTATCTAACTATTCTTAGTTTTTGATATCGGTGTAACGATGAACAAAGTACGAAAAGACTATATATACGTGCAATTTAAATTAAACAAACTAAATCTTAAAATTTGATACTATCTTAAgctagacaaaaacttgtgtgagacgatctcacaggatcgtattttatgagacggatctcttatttgggtcatccatgaaaaaatattattttttatgctaaaaatattatttttattgtgaatatctgtaAGATTGAACcgtattcgtgagaccgtctctcaTAGGGATGTTTAGTCATATGAGACGTACTCTTTACGCTAAACGTCCCTCATAATCAGAAGTATTTaagatattaaatatttatgaataaTATCTACCCAACTAAAATAAGTTATCATGTCGAGCGGCAAGGTAACAACTTTAACGATTTTCTGTTTACCCCCTGAAGAGTTGCTTTATCACACTTTTGCCCTACCACTCTTTCTCTGCGAAAATAATCCCACTTTTCGAAAAAGCACGCGTCCCACATAAAGCGCACGAAAACACAGACATTGCCACTTTCGCGAAAAGCTCTGACCTTTCACCACCCAAACCCTAGCCCCAAAATTCCGGTAAACCGTCCTGAAGTCTCCGGCATGACGTCGAATCCACCGGATGGGTACGCCGCAGATGACTTTCTCGAGCAAATTCTCTCGATCCCTTCATATACCGGGCTGGCGGGAGCCGACTCTGGTAACTCGTCTGAAACGGCATCTTTGAACCACAGTGTATCCCATCTTGGCTCAGCTGCTGCTGTAGGCTCTGGTCTGCACAATCACACGTTGTTTCCGTTGGGACTCAGCTTAGATAACGGTCATGAAGCGGTTAGTTACTGTGGTGGCTTTACGGTGAAGCCTGTAAGCTTTAGCGTTTAGCATTAGCCCCTTTTTCTGGTTCAATTTGGGGTTGATATGAGTGTCAATTTACGAGAGATCGTGTTTCCAAGACTCTGTGTATGTGTGAACTGTGTGTGGTGTGCTTGGGATGGAGTGAACTTAATCTATGGGGCTTGCGAGGGAGCGGTTTAACTGCTTCGCCGGgaattttgatttataaaaaacatattatttaaaattggtCTCGTCGCCCCTGGTCCTCTCTTGGTGTTTGATTGTTGTAAACCAGTAACGGGGTACTGTGAATTCTGTTCTTGCAGGAAAGGGAAGCGGTTAATAACAACATCGGAAGTCTATATCCAGCCTTTAACCATTTACAGGGCCATGCAAACCGCCACCCCGTGCCTCAGGTTCAGCAGGTCGTACAGTAAATGTATAGATATTTTgtataaggttaattttgtgcCGTTCGTTTCAGCTAACTGATTTAGGAGTGACTTTTctatttatgtatttatttttgaattactAAGCATGGGTGGTTGTTATTGTCTGGAGATAGCAGGAATCGATATAAGTTAGTTTGGTAGGTTGATGCATATGGTGGAGGTGtaaattctttattttttaCCAGGTTAATCTAAAATCAGGCTATTTCAGTGGCAGGACTGTATATTAGCTAGTTTAGTAATTGACAATCTGATGAAGGtgcaaattcttaattttttaacCACGTGGAACTAAAATTAGGTTATTTCAGTTCACTCCTAAATGTAGTTGTTCTGCTGAGTGAGTAGTTTCTAATGCATTTATATTATATGACAGGATAAGGTTTGAGGCTAGTGCTAAGCGTGTTTGATTAGTCTCGTGATGACTTGTGTAGTTTTGAATTCCTCTACGTTCACAGGAATTTTCAGTTTTTGAGTGAAGTAAATAAGGCCTGTTTGCAATTTTTGAACAGAAGTAATATATGTGATAAGTTTGGGTAACTGTTTCTCCACTTTACTCTTTGTATCCGCTTTTCCAAAAAGAGGCATTATTTGTTAAATCGATGATACCACGCTAGATGCCAAAATAAGTCTGCTATACTTCTCAGGCTTTTCAAGGGCAACTTACACCGAGCACTGCAGTCACTGTTCCACATGCCCCTGGAATTAGGCCAAGAGTTCGTGCACGAAGAGGGCAAGCAACTGATCCTCATAGCATCGCTGAGCGGGTATATTTATATAAACGAGCTATAAAGTATGATATTCTGATGAAGAAATTTGTGATTCTTCAAATTGATGCTAATATATTACAGTAAAGTTAATATTTCTTGATACAGCTGCGTAGAGAAAGGATATCAGAACGAATCAAGGCATTGCAAGAACTTGTTCCCAGCTGCAACAAGGTGCATAATCTTCATTTGCCACAAGTTTTTTATCTACTTGGATTAAAATATACGCCTACCATATGAAGTTTATTATCTCTTTTCTCCTCTCGTTTTTCAGACAGATAGGGCTGCCATGCTTGATGAGATACTTGACTATGTGAAGTTTTTGAGGCTCCAAGTCAAGGcaagaaaattcatgttttcATAACCAGATTTCCCATTCTTCAGTGGTTAACTTTTCGTTAGTTGGCGATTATTGCTTTCTATTGTATGCTTGTGCCATTCATAGTTGTCAAAGGCGAGCCGCGAGAGGCGCCACCAGGCGTGGGCGTTGCGCCTGGGGCTGTCCCAGTCACAACGATTCACAAAGGCGCCTGGGCTCGCCTTGGAAGGGCTCTCGGGCGCGCCTGAGattgcttttttttttaaaaaaaaatatatatatatattagtaaaTACAacttctctatttttttttatagtaaCTTAAAATGTAGAAGatccaaaaaatatatatatattagtaaaTGCAActtctctgttttttttttaatagtaACTTAAAATGTAGAAGGCCCAACCCAACCCCAAACCCTAGCAGCCCAATTCACAAATTAAATAACAGCGACAAGAGCAGAAGTGTGCAGACTGCAACAGAAGCGAACAACGTGACAACGTGAATATTTCATtagttttaatatattattctaatttctaagataaatatatttttaaaaaaaattaaaaatgcgCGCCTTGCTTTGGTAAGGCGCGCGCCTCGCCTTGCGCCTCAGGCTCCAGAGCCCTTGTGCGCCTCAGTGCGCCTTGAAAACTATGGTGCCATTGCACAGGACTTTTTAGACTATAATACCTTTATTCTTCTAAggttaggttttttttttttgttttctaggAGTCTTTGAATCATGCTTGTATGTTAGTTTGTTCTTAACATTTGTTGATTGATATTTCTGTCAAGTGTTGATGTTTTTTCAATGTTTTGGCTTATGTCCACCTCATTGCACttcatttgtttttttattgatgGAGTTGATTATATTCGAGGATTTAGCATATGTATAATGGAGTTGGGGATTTCTTCATAACCTTTTCTCCCGGTTGGTGTATGTGAAAAAGAGCAACGAAGTCCTTTTTGTCATACGTTGGTCCAAAGAACGAGAATCAACTTTCTTAAGTCCATTGTTCCTCAGTGGCTCAGTGATAGAGCGGTCGGCTGTTAATTGACTGGTCGTAGGTTCAAATCCTGCTTGGGGAGAATTTTGATCGCATTTCTGACTCGGACCTAGCGACTCATGCCGTTCTCCTTAGTTTCTAAACTAGTCCTACCAGTTCGCCTAGTAGACTCACTCTACCAAGGATAACCGAAGGCTGGAACTATTCGATTTATTGTTTAATGAAATATTTGCTTTCCAAAACAGCGGGACCTTTTATTAATACAAATATGGTGACCCTGTGGTCTATATATATTTGGCTTGTGCTAAGAATATTTGAAGGATTTAAACTAGCTCTTTGTTCGCATAATATTGTGCAAGAAGATTCTCCGTGTTTATTATATTATGTGACATGACCTGTTCTTGTGACATTCCATATATTACGCTCTTCAAGTCCTCTCGAGGCCCAAATAGGAGAAGGCAGTTTTATTGAGCTTTAAAATTCCAACAGGTTTTAAGCATGAGTAGGCTAGGTGGGGCTGGTGCAGTAGCACAACTTGTTGCTGACATTCCACTACAATCCATGGAGGTGACTAAAAATACTTCCAACTGTCACATGAACATGCTTGCAAAGGTCAAtatacaaaatttatttttctgttTGTTACTTTCAGGGTGAAACGAGTGAAATAGGATCTAACCAGCAGGTGTGGGAGAAGTGGTCGAATGAGGAAACAGAAAACGAGGTAGCTAAACTCATGGAGGAAGACGTGGGGGCTGCAATGCAATTCCTTCAATCCAAATCACTTTGTATCATGCCTATATCACTTGCATCCCTTATCTATCCCACTAATCAATCTGATGACTCCACCCTTGTCAAACCTGAGCCACCTGCCCCCTCATAATCCTACAAGTCATTGCGCGTGCCTATAATAGCTCCCATCAGACCTCACTCCCACTATACATACATCTCTTTCCGTGTCTATTTGCTTATCAAAGTCGGATGCCACAATTTTGCTTTTGTTGCACTTTTCTCCCACTACCTCCTCTTCCTAAAAGTCTTCTATATGTTATGGCATTCTCAAGCTCGATATGATGGCGATGTTGAAGTATACAAAAATGGTCCGAAGTGCTTTGTAATGGAGAGTTGATAAATTTGAAAAGGTATCATAATATGGTTCTCCTCACTTTTATTTAGTGGGTTGGTTGGTGGGGAGTGGGAGAGACTTTGCGTTTTGCTTGTGGATGGGTCGACTCTTGTATGAAGCCCTGATATTGTTAGTACCTAATTTGATATATAATGTAATAATTTAGTGTGAGGTTCAAGTGGCTATCGTGTTATCGAAAAATATTGTTGGGGTAAGATATGACCACACACACGCATATATATAATTCATGGGTCGGATATACACAcaaaaactcttgtggaagattTGGgtgcatatatattatatttaaacacATTTTTACGAGAGTCCAGtctcatgaaaatatatcatttatgttatatatatatatatacatatatatatatatatatatatatatagtaataatgataatacaatcttttttataaaatttttatgtgtcaattttgtgagatatatctTATATTCGGTTCAatgttgaaaaaatattatttttatgtcaaaatttttattttttaattttaaatataaattgaaTTGGTTGTTTTCACATTTATGCTATCCTACTCGTTTGTTTGTCAAATTATtggtattttatgttgttttggCTTCCCTAACATATGTAGTTTTAAAAAGATCATTTTTCATGTCAATGTATTCGTACAAATTTGTAATTGTTTTCAAATGTTGATGACGAATTTGAATTTTATAGATAAATGTTATTACAATACTCTCCCTTGGACTAAGTCATATATATTTACccagatgatgatgatgatgaataTCATTGAGGTCCACAAAAAAAGTAttaatgaattattttttttccaaaaagggTTGAATTTGTGATCAATATCAAAAGATACGggataaaaatgaattttattcTATATTGATTCTATTCAGAACcactaaaaataatttataattctCGGACTTTATTGTTTCTCAACAAAAAAAACGTTTCTCTTGTTCGGACTTTATTGTTTCTCAACAAATTCTCAACAACAAAAAACGTCTCTTGTCCGGACTTTATTGTttctcaacaaaaaaaaaacgttTTTCTTGTTCATCATATTGTCAACATGTAATTTGTTCGTTTTTTGTTAATACTCTATTCATCCCAAatatcaatcatataaaaattttttttcctgattGTCTCAAATATGTAAGTATAATTTTGACAATCAataacattttttctttttttttttactaatataGACTTATGAATTAAATCTTGAAATCATCTGTTGGATAATTTAAATAaagatgaaataaaaaaatttgtttgtaAACATTGTTTTACAATGATAATCCATTATGTTTGAAATAGATGGAGCATTATTTTAATCTTTTTTGGGATTGACCAACTTGTCTTCAGaacgatattatttttattttttaacctAAACTAAAAAAGTAAACCTCTCCAAAACAGAATCGGCCAAGCATGGTTGTgattacttttatttttttaaagtaggtatcttgtgagacgattttacaaatatttatctgtgagacggatcaatcctaccgatatccacaataaaaatcaatacttttagcataaaaaataatacttttttcattaataactcaaataaaatatccgtctcataaaatatgatccgtgagaccgtctcacataaatttttgcttTATTTTTTAGTGAAAAATTTGACAATAGATTCGAGAGAGAGCAATTCGAAGGCGTAATAATAAGCAGTTAAAGGAAGATTTTTTTCTCTAGATAATCATACGTAAATGATCAATGGAACAACTTCCAAATCATTCCGATTTcattttaaagaatt
This window contains:
- the LOC142519245 gene encoding CBL-interacting serine/threonine-protein kinase 7-like; translation: MPTQNPPSPPPRSATVNIRRTTSSGGGSSSIILEKYQLGYLLGRGSFAKVYKGRSLEDNTVEVAIKVIDKAATVDAAMEPRILREVSAMRRLHHHPNILKLHEVLATKSKIYLVMELAPGGELFAKLGRCRRFSESTARRYFQQLISALRFCHQNEVVHRDIKPQNLLLDHKGALKITDFGLSALSEQKRDGLIYTACGTPAYTAPEVVYHKGYNGEKADAWSCGVLLYVFLVGSLPFDDRNLPNMYRAMHRREFEIPDWISKSAKSIIYKLMDPNPKTRLSLDELTNLSWFKKSFSLPNLGSETERNLGPEFLEQKEFKPLSKVNAFHIISMSSGLDLSGIFEAEANRKGMRFTCGMEAGEIEEKVMKIGEELGYRIQRGKGGRIGLVKGRVVLTVEIWEVSLELWLVELKLFDGWVEFGDLHWEELKLGLNDIVVSWHNGVS
- the LOC142518151 gene encoding transcription factor UNE12-like isoform X1, which gives rise to MTSNPPDGYAADDFLEQILSIPSYTGLAGADSGNSSETASLNHSVSHLGSAAAVGSGLHNHTLFPLGLSLDNGHEAVSYCGGFTVKPEREAVNNNIGSLYPAFNHLQGHANRHPVPQVQQAFQGQLTPSTAVTVPHAPGIRPRVRARRGQATDPHSIAERLRRERISERIKALQELVPSCNKTDRAAMLDEILDYVKFLRLQVKVLSMSRLGGAGAVAQLVADIPLQSMEGETSEIGSNQQVWEKWSNEETENEVAKLMEEDVGAAMQFLQSKSLCIMPISLASLIYPTNQSDDSTLVKPEPPAPS
- the LOC142518151 gene encoding transcription factor UNE12-like isoform X2, whose product is MTSNPPDGYAADDFLEQILSIPSYTGLAGADSGNSSETASLNHSVSHLGSAAAVGSGLHNHTLFPLGLSLDNGHEAEREAVNNNIGSLYPAFNHLQGHANRHPVPQVQQAFQGQLTPSTAVTVPHAPGIRPRVRARRGQATDPHSIAERLRRERISERIKALQELVPSCNKTDRAAMLDEILDYVKFLRLQVKVLSMSRLGGAGAVAQLVADIPLQSMEGETSEIGSNQQVWEKWSNEETENEVAKLMEEDVGAAMQFLQSKSLCIMPISLASLIYPTNQSDDSTLVKPEPPAPS